The DNA sequence GGATGATGTCGGCAGGCGGCTCGAAGCGGCCCGCCAGGAGCTTGCCTTCGCCAGTGAATACGATTACTCTGTCGTAAACGACAATCTCAATGAAGCCGTGGAGGCGGTTCGGTACATCATCGAGGATCACAGATGCAAAAGCGGGACCGTCGAAAGCTGATGCCCTCGCAAAATGACTCGAAGAGACTTCTTGCGAGCTGATCAAAATGGGATCTACAGGGAAACAGGAGGATAGACAGCGAATGAAACTCAATACGATGGAGATGGCTCTTAAAAGATACCCCAACAGGTTTGAACTCACCATGATGGCAGTAGCCAGGGCCAGGGAGATCAACGACGGGGACAAACCAATCGTCCAGACCGAGGAACTTGTCAAGCCGGTGGTCGCAGCTCTCGAGGAGATCGCTGGAGGCAAGATCGTCCCGGCCAGCCAGGAGGATATGATAAAGATACGAGACGCCAGAAGGATCGTCAGGGAACGTACCCTCATGGAAGCCGCCAAAGAGATGGCAGAAGATGATGATATGGACGAGGCATACGGGGCCGCCTCTGCCGAGGATCCGGACAAGTAAAGCCAGGCTGGACTATAGCTCAACTGGCAGCTGAAAGACTTCCCACCCCTGGCCCACCCTCGGGCCGGGGATTTTTATTTGAGAGGAACTGCCGGGTCTACCCATGTCGATGGTCAGGCTTGACGACATCCTCGAACGTGTCCGCTCCTATAACCCTAAAGCGGACCTCGAGCTTATCAACAGAGCTTACGTGTATTCCGCCAAGGCTCATGCCGGTCACGTGCGCCAGTCCGGCGAACCGTACCTCATCCACCCCCTCCAGGTAGCCTGGATCCTGGCCGACATGAAGATGGACGTCTCAACGATCGCCGTCGGGCTTCTCCACGACACGATCGAGGACACCGATGTTACCCGTGAAGACCTGATCAAACATTTCGGAGATGAGGTGGCCTATCTGGTTGAGGGGCTCACCAAGATAGGTAAGCTGGAGTTCGAGACCAGGGTCCATCACCAGGCCGAAAACCTCCGGCGCATGATCCTTTCCATGGCCCAGGACATCAGGGTTATCATGGTCAAACTAGCCGACCGGCTTCACAACATGAGAACTCTCGAGCACCTGAATGCCGAAAAGCAGGTCAAGGTTTCCCAGGAGACCATGGATATTTACGCGCCCCTGGCGAACCGGCTCGGGATTTCCTGGATCCAGGGCGAGTTGGAGGACCTCGCGTTTCAGTACCTGTACCCTGAAGCGTGTGAGAACCTGAGACAAAAGGTCAGCCAGAAACGCAAAGAGTACAACGCCTACATCAAGAAGGTAATCAAGGTCCTCAACGGATTCCTGGACGAACACCGGATCAAGGGAGAGGTAACAGGCAGGATCAAGCACCTGTGGAGCATCTATAACAAGATGCAGCACCAGGGGCTCCCTTTCGAACAGATCTTCGATCTCATCGCCTTCCGTATCATCGTTGATAACGTCCGGGACTGTTACGGCGTTCTGGGCATCATTCACTCCATGTTCAAACCGGTACCGGGGCGTTTCAAGGACTACATCGGAGTCCCCAAGTCCAATCGATACCAATCCCTTCATACAACGGTTATCGGACCTGTCGGCGAGAGGATGGAGATCCAGATCCGGACACGGGACATGCACCAGACGGCAGAGGACGGGATCGCCTCCCACTGGCGCTACAAGGCAGCCTCAGGGGCCGTTCCCGACGAGGACATCAAGCGGTTCAAGTGGTTCAAGCAGATCCTGGAGGAACTGACCGAGGTCGACGATCCGAGAGAACTCATGGAAACGGTTCGAACAGACCTTTTTCCCGATGAGGTCTACGTTTTCACGCCCAAGGGGGACGTCAAGGAGTTCCCGGCGGGGGCCACTCCCATCGATTTTGCCTACAGCGTCCACACCGACGTGGGCCATCAATGCGTTGGAGCGCGGATCAACGGACGAATGGTCCCCCTGAAGTACAAGCTCAAGAACGGTGACGTTGTGGAGATCATCACCTCCAAGGGCCACAATCCAAGCAAGGACTGGATCAAGATGGTGGCCACCAACAGCGCCAAGTCCAAGATCCGGAGCTTCATCAAGAAGGAGGAAAGGGAAAGAAGCCTCAAGATCGGGGAGGAGCTTCTCGACAAGGAGCTTCGAAAAATGGGGACCACCCTGAAAAAGAGCCGGAAAAGCCAGGAGTTCGAGAAAACCGCCTCGGCTTTCGGTTTCCACAGGGTCGAGGATCTCATCGCAACGGTTGGTTTTGGAAAGTACTCACCGAGACAGGTATTAAGCCGCATGTTTCCGGCAGAAGAGGTCGACGATCGGCTGGGCAAGGGCGATGAGGTCAAGGAAAAGGCAAGGGAATCCAAAGCCCGGGCGCGTAAGGAGGGGATCGTGGTGGACGGGGTGGACGACCTCATGGTCCGGTTCGCCAACTGCTGCAACCCCCTCCCGGGAGACGACGTCATAGGAATCATCACCCGTGGCAGGGGAATCTCGGTGCACACGGTGGACTGCCCCAACCTGGAAGCGAACCGCTACGACAGTGACCGGATCGTGGATATCAACTGGGACGACAAGGTCAAGGTTCCCAGAACGGTCAGGATAAAGGTCACGTCCGAGGACATCAAAGGGATCCTGGCCGAGATGACGAGCATTATCTCCAACAAGAATATCAACATCAGCCATGCTGATATCCGTACCAGTGCTGAGAGCACGGCGGTCAACACCTTCGAAGTGGAGGTTGCCGACCTGAGCCAGCTCAAGGGACTTTTAAAGAGCCTTTCCGGGATCAATGGTGTGATATCGGTAGAGAGGCTCAAGACAAAGTAGCAGTCAGCCAGACCCTCTGCTGTAAGCGAGGGCTTGAAGTGGCGCGTCGAATGGATTCGACTTGAAGCGCCACTTGATACCGCCGTCTGCAGACGGCGGTTCTCCAAATACAATCCATCGCCGGAATCCCCCCTACTGATTACAAAATTGTGTCTATGCTGTGAAATATTTTCATTATGACCCCTGGCATGATTAGTAAATCCCATATTTTACGGCCACTTATAAACGTAAAAATGCGGCAAGCTTTTTGCAACACAAGTGTTGTGATTGTTCAATCGAAGAGAAGGAAAAATGGGCTTTGTGTTGAAAAGGGAGGTAAAATTATGAAAAAAGCTACTGGGATAGCGATGGTTTTCACTTTATGTGCGATGATTATGATGCCTGCGTTGGCCAACGCGGAGAATGGACGAATAACTTTTTTCCAGGGAGAGTTTGAAAAGGGAGAATGGTCGGGATCCTTTTACATTAGCCCGAGGGCCACCGATCTTTCCATTAAGGTTGAAAACGGTACTGTACGTGTAACGAGTGCGTTGATTGTCATTGACGGCAAACAAATATTCAAACAGAGTGATTTTAACCAGGATGTTGGAGAGCTTAAAAAAACTCTTGTGGGTTTTGTTGGAGCCTTGCCGATTTCGGTTACTGTTAACGGAAATAAAGCGGCTACAATGTCCGTTGAGATCACAGGAGTAATCGGATCCACCTTTCCAAGAAATTTAACTGGAATTACAACCTTCCCGGGTCGGTGATGTCTATATAGTGGTGTAAGAAGGGACGTCGCAAAAAGTCCAATCCGGGACTTTTCGCTCCACGGAAAGGGAAAAGCGTCGTTTTCCCTTTCCTTACAAATCAATGACTTGCGGTGCCGGTCATTGATTTGGGCGCCCCGCGCGGGGCGCGTTGATGACTTTTTGCGAAGTCATCAACGTTAAGTCGCAAAAACCGGATTTAATCACTTTTGATCATTACCGAAATCAAATAGTATTGCGGGAGGCTTTTTCAAAGCCTCCCGCTTTCTATTTACAGAAATGATCGGGTATGTGTGCCAGGAATGAAAAGCCTGTTTTCTGAATCCGAGGAGGATTAATAGTGAAAAGGCATGTCGTTTCCACTGAAAGTGCCCCCGCCGCCATCGGACCGTACAGCCAGGCTGCTGTCTACGGCAATCTCGTTTTCTGTGCCGGCCAGATCCCCCTGGACCCCGGGACAGATCAGCTTGTCGAGGGTGATATCGTGACCCAGGCAAGGAGGGTCATCGATAA is a window from the bacterium genome containing:
- the rpoZ gene encoding DNA-directed RNA polymerase subunit omega — protein: MKLNTMEMALKRYPNRFELTMMAVARAREINDGDKPIVQTEELVKPVVAALEEIAGGKIVPASQEDMIKIRDARRIVRERTLMEAAKEMAEDDDMDEAYGAASAEDPDK
- a CDS encoding bifunctional (p)ppGpp synthetase/guanosine-3',5'-bis(diphosphate) 3'-pyrophosphohydrolase codes for the protein MVRLDDILERVRSYNPKADLELINRAYVYSAKAHAGHVRQSGEPYLIHPLQVAWILADMKMDVSTIAVGLLHDTIEDTDVTREDLIKHFGDEVAYLVEGLTKIGKLEFETRVHHQAENLRRMILSMAQDIRVIMVKLADRLHNMRTLEHLNAEKQVKVSQETMDIYAPLANRLGISWIQGELEDLAFQYLYPEACENLRQKVSQKRKEYNAYIKKVIKVLNGFLDEHRIKGEVTGRIKHLWSIYNKMQHQGLPFEQIFDLIAFRIIVDNVRDCYGVLGIIHSMFKPVPGRFKDYIGVPKSNRYQSLHTTVIGPVGERMEIQIRTRDMHQTAEDGIASHWRYKAASGAVPDEDIKRFKWFKQILEELTEVDDPRELMETVRTDLFPDEVYVFTPKGDVKEFPAGATPIDFAYSVHTDVGHQCVGARINGRMVPLKYKLKNGDVVEIITSKGHNPSKDWIKMVATNSAKSKIRSFIKKEERERSLKIGEELLDKELRKMGTTLKKSRKSQEFEKTASAFGFHRVEDLIATVGFGKYSPRQVLSRMFPAEEVDDRLGKGDEVKEKARESKARARKEGIVVDGVDDLMVRFANCCNPLPGDDVIGIITRGRGISVHTVDCPNLEANRYDSDRIVDINWDDKVKVPRTVRIKVTSEDIKGILAEMTSIISNKNINISHADIRTSAESTAVNTFEVEVADLSQLKGLLKSLSGINGVISVERLKTK